Proteins found in one Lycium ferocissimum isolate CSIRO_LF1 chromosome 6, AGI_CSIRO_Lferr_CH_V1, whole genome shotgun sequence genomic segment:
- the LOC132059297 gene encoding pentatricopeptide repeat-containing protein At4g19440, chloroplastic, giving the protein MDVTRLKIPKTIAIFSHIKRPLTCVIYTSSSSSDQTTPPLQQTPSNNKPKKVFDLNLQKWVTSVLSNPPLDSLKIKDLLTHLTPHQFDAIFLEIHSVLKPLYVLKFFHIASGSCGFKFSVRSYCTLLRLLVASNNDVPARLLLIRLIDGKLPALFDNPEKKHVEVAVFLAELSRLSDFGIAIRTFDLLVHLCCTQFKNVGFDVALDVFRSLASRGLYPSLKTCNFLLSSLVKENELRKCYEVFGVLNNGVKPDVYLFSTAINGFCKGGRVDEAKELFRKMEKMGVVPNVVAYNNLIHGLCKNCDLEDAFLLKEEMILNGVNPSIVTYSMLINCLMKLEKFDEADCVLKEMSNKGIVPNEVIYNTIINGHCSAGNIQKALKVRDEMLTKGIFPNSVTCNSLIKGFCKVNQASQAEELLEEMLLHGLSVNPGSFSNVILVLCTNSRFVSALKFVKEMILRSLRPNDALLTTLISGLCKEGKHLEAVELWHMLLMKGLTANTVTSNALIHGLCEAGNVPEAVRLLKTMLENGSQIDSMTYNTLISAFCKEGNLDGAFMLREEMLKQGIAPDISTYNVLLHGLGEKGKIDEALLLWDECRSKGLVFDIYTYGALINGLCKADKLEKGRDLFHEMLRRGLAPNIIVYNILIGAFCRNGNVKEALKLRDDMRSKGILPNVVTYSSLIHGMSNIGLIEDAENLIDGMRKEGVSPDVVCYTALIGGYCKLGQMDKARSILQEMSSHNIQPNKITYTVIIDGYCQAGKVNEAKDYFAEMVQKGNAPDSVTYNVLTKGFIKEGEIDEAFSLLDRISHTGVGLDEVTYTSLVNLLPQRSASANQE; this is encoded by the coding sequence ATGGACGTAACAAGATTGAAAATTCCCAAAActatagctattttctcacatatCAAACGCCCTTTAACTTGTGTCATttatacttcttcttcttcttcagatCAAACCACCCCACCTTTACAACAAACCCCATCAAATAACAAGCCTAAAAAGGTATTTGATTTGAATTTGCAAAAATGGGTTACTTCTGTTCTCTCAAACccaccattagattcattaaagATTAAAGATTTGCTTACCCATTTGACTCCACATCAGTTTGATGctattttcttggaaattcaTTCTGTTTTGAAACCATTGTATGTTTTGAAATTCTTTCATATTGCTTCAGGTTCTTGTGGTTTTAAGTTCAGTGTTAGATCTTATTGTACTTTGCTTCGTTTGCTCGTTGCGTCGAATAATGATGTTCCAGCTAGGTTGCTTTTGATAAGGTTAATTGATGGGAAACTACCTGCATTGTTTGATAACCCCGAAAAAAAGCATGTAGAAGTTGCTGTTTTTTTAGCTGAGTTAAGTCGTTTATCGGATTTTGGTATTGCTATTAGGACATTTGATCTTTTGGTTCATTTATGTTGTACCCAATTCAAGAATGTTGGGTTTGATGTTGCGTTGGATGTGTTTAGGTCGTTGGCGAGTAGGGGGTTGTATCCCTCTTTGAAAACTTGTAACTTTCTGTTGAGTTCTCTTGTGAAAGAGAACGAGCTTCGGAAGTGTTACGAGGTTTTTGGGGTATTGAATAATGGTGTTAAACCGGATGTTTACTTGTTTAGTACAGCGATTAATGGTTTTTGCAAAGGAGGGAGGGTGGACGAGGCGAAGGAGTTGTTTCGAAAGATGGAAAAAATGGGTGTTGTGCCGAATgttgttgcttataataaccTTATTCATGGGCTTTGCAAGAATTGTGATTTGGAGGACGCGTTCCTTTTGAAGGAAGAAATGATATTAAACGGTGTAAACCCGAGTATTGTCACGTATAGCATGCTTATTAATTGTCTGATGAAACTTGAGAAATTTGATGAAGCTGATTGTGTGTTGAAAGAAATGTCGAACAAGGGGATTGTTCCGAACGAGGTGATTTATAATACCATCATCAATGGTCATTGCTCGGCGGGAAATATCCAGAAAGCTCTAAAGGTAAGGGATGAAATGTTAACAAAAGGAATTTTCCCCAACTCGGTTACTTGCAATTCACTGATCAAAGGGTTCTGCAAGGTAAATCAAGCTAGTCAAGCTGAAGAACTCTTAGAGGAGATGTTATTACATGGATTGAGCGTAAATCCTGGTTCATTCAGTAATGTTATTCTTGTACTGTGTACAAATTCTAGGTTTGTTTCTGCACTAAAGTTTGTTAAGGAAATGATATTAAGGAGTTTGAGGCCAAATGATGCGTTGCTGACCACATTAATTAGTGGACTTTGCAAGGAAGGAAAGCATTTAGAGGCAGTTGAGCTTTGGCATATGCTACTAATGAAAGGACTAACGGCAAATACAGTGACTTCGAATGCTCTAATTCACGGGCTTTGTGAAGCTGGTAACGTACCAGAAGCTGTTCGGCTGCTGAAAACAATGCTAGAAAACGGTAGTCAAATAGATAGCATGACATATAACACTCTTATATCTGCATTTTGCAAAGAGGGAAACTTGGATGGTGCCTTTATGTTGAGAGAAGAAATGTTGAAGCAAGGAATTGCACCTGACATTTCAACTTACAACGTGCTGCTACACGGGCTTGGTGAGAAAGGTAAGATCGATGAAGCTCTGTTGCTCTGGGATGAATGTCGAAGCAAGGGACTTGTCTTCGATATTTATACCTATGGGGCCTTAATTAATGGTTTGTGCAAAGCTGACAAACTTGAAAAGGGCAGAGACCTTTTCCACGAGATGCTCAGACGAGGTTTAGCCCCAAATATAATTGTTTATAACATTCTTATTGGAGCTTTTTGTAGAAATGGTAATGTGAAAGAAGCCCTTAAACTTCGCGATGACATGAGAAGCAAGGGTATTCTACCAAATGTTGTCACTTATTCCTCTCTTATACATGGCATGAGCAACATCGGGCTTATTGAGGATGCTGAGAACCTTATTGATGGAATGCGTAAGGAAGGAGTTTCACCTGATGTTGTTTGTTATACTGCATTGATCGGTGGTTATTGTAAGTTAGGTCAGATGGATAAAGCGAGGAGCATTTTGCAGGAAATGTCATCACACAACATACAACCTAATAAGATAACTTATACAGTCATTATTGACGGGTATTGCCAAGCTGGCAAAGTTAACGAAGCTAAGGACTATTTTGCTGAGATGGTACAGAAGGGAAATGCTCCTGATTCTGTCACCTATAACGTTTTGACAAAGGGGTTTATAAAGGAAGGGGAAATAGACGAAGCCTTTTCACTTTTAGATCGGATTTCCCATACAGGAGTGGGTTTAGATGAAGTTACATATACTTCTTTAGTAAATTTGCTTCCCCAGAGATCAGCAAGTGCAAACCAAGAATGA